A single window of Syntrophotalea acetylenica DNA harbors:
- the nuoE gene encoding NADH-quinone oxidoreductase subunit NuoE: protein MAVCKCTGEHVDSPQDLKLKELLDHYRDYDGALIPVLQGAQDIYGYLPAEVLETISKELNIPFSEVFGVVTFYAQFHLKPRGRNIIRVCLGTACHVLGGGKIFDRLQEILGVENGGTTEDLRYTLESVACIGACGLAPCIMINDDTHGRLVPGGLEEILEQYQ, encoded by the coding sequence ATGGCGGTTTGCAAGTGTACCGGCGAGCATGTTGATTCGCCGCAAGATCTGAAGTTGAAGGAGCTGCTGGATCACTATCGGGATTACGATGGTGCGTTGATTCCGGTGTTGCAGGGTGCGCAGGATATCTACGGGTATCTGCCTGCGGAGGTCCTCGAAACGATTTCGAAAGAGTTGAACATTCCCTTCAGCGAGGTTTTCGGCGTAGTGACCTTTTACGCCCAGTTTCACCTCAAGCCCCGTGGCCGCAACATCATCCGCGTCTGTCTGGGCACCGCCTGCCACGTGCTCGGCGGCGGCAAGATTTTCGACAGGCTGCAGGAAATTCTCGGCGTCGAGAATGGCGGAACCACGGAAGATCTGCGCTACACACTGGAGTCCGTGGCCTGCATCGGGGCCTGCGGCCTGGCGCCTTGTATCATGATCAACGATGATACCCATGGTCGTCTGGTACCGGGCGGTCTTGAAGAAATTCTGGAACAGTATCAGTAA